In Armatimonadota bacterium, a single genomic region encodes these proteins:
- a CDS encoding glycosyl hydrolase: MGRTVSSILLVAAMAVAFGQAPIKDWDKKAEREKFHPTIVRGTLAADRDAAYQKRLQLEKESFLMGFLWKNVGPEPQSGRVMMITAPENNPNQVYAAFATGGLFRTEDDGQTWTSLWDNQPSFGIGDFAVSKDGKTIYLGTGEANNQRTSYSGTGMYKSTDSGKTWSFIGLPESHHIGRIVMDPKDENTVWVAVTGHLYSHNPERGIYKTSDGGKTWKQVLKKDEFTGAIDIQLDPKNPKVAIAAMYQRDRRAWNFLESGPGSGVYRTEDGGNSWKPIGTLPSGEGCGRVGLAWAKSDNKIVYAFVENPGKNEKWEEEDERVRSGVLTPRRFLKLDAKMFQEVDKAVLEPFWKQYAPADSKLDEVLTGLKDGKMTMADVKAKIEAKSPNAFDPGQYDDELYKSTDGGKTFAKVTAFGVVGGYYYERVFVNPKNADDVWICGVPMLRSLDGGKSFKDGVTRDVHVDHHAVYFDPRNPNHVWVGNDGGIYLSRNDGKNWFHFENLSVGQSTTVAVDNKTPYNIYTGLQDNGTMKGPSDFLLGITNPNKWEDVGGGDGSAIAIDPRPEFDLMYGASQFGSHYAVDFKNNQRYSARPRGATGEVQRANWVSPIQLSSFNADIVYIGFNKLYRSFDRGRTFKPISPDLTRNRPNGDVPHSTIKELCESPLKFGLIYCGADDGRVTMTPDGGNTWIDIPTPQPEKWVSRIIASRYDENVLYCSQSGYREDDWSAYLWKSTDQGKTWKSIVGNLPHETINVVREDPKNKDILYVGTDMGVYLTFDGGTTWEVLGGALGHLPVHDMVIQEREYDLVIATHARGCFVLPLKPVLAVTKEQRSADLTISLLNDMSRSSLWGYERRAPYTTEPPSIPTLKCSFFSKASGAGTIELVDKDGKVVLKRDQDVIRGLNNTALELRLTKEGIIVGPPPAPKDAKEAIKDPFESKRATFVPVGTYKLRITVGGKSVEKDWKLD; the protein is encoded by the coding sequence ATGGGTCGTACCGTTTCTTCCATCCTTCTTGTTGCCGCCATGGCGGTTGCATTTGGCCAAGCTCCAATTAAGGACTGGGACAAGAAAGCGGAACGAGAGAAGTTCCACCCGACCATCGTTCGAGGAACCCTCGCCGCTGACCGCGACGCCGCCTACCAGAAGCGTCTCCAGCTCGAAAAGGAGTCCTTCCTGATGGGCTTCCTCTGGAAGAATGTCGGCCCCGAGCCGCAGAGCGGACGGGTGATGATGATCACAGCTCCCGAAAATAACCCGAATCAGGTTTACGCGGCGTTCGCGACTGGCGGGCTCTTCCGAACTGAAGATGACGGACAGACCTGGACGAGCCTGTGGGACAACCAGCCCAGCTTCGGAATTGGTGACTTCGCCGTGAGCAAAGATGGCAAAACCATCTACTTAGGAACTGGCGAAGCAAACAACCAGCGAACCAGCTACTCGGGAACCGGGATGTACAAGTCCACCGACTCGGGCAAAACGTGGAGTTTCATCGGCCTCCCCGAAAGCCACCACATTGGCCGAATCGTGATGGACCCCAAGGACGAAAACACAGTCTGGGTCGCAGTCACCGGCCACCTCTATTCCCATAACCCAGAACGAGGAATCTACAAAACCAGCGACGGAGGCAAGACTTGGAAGCAGGTGCTCAAGAAGGACGAATTCACCGGCGCGATCGATATTCAGCTTGACCCCAAGAACCCCAAAGTTGCCATCGCAGCGATGTACCAACGCGACCGGCGAGCTTGGAACTTCCTTGAATCCGGTCCTGGAAGCGGAGTTTATCGAACTGAAGACGGTGGAAACTCCTGGAAGCCAATCGGAACCCTTCCCAGCGGCGAAGGCTGCGGACGAGTTGGACTTGCCTGGGCCAAGAGCGACAACAAGATCGTCTACGCCTTCGTCGAGAATCCTGGCAAAAACGAGAAATGGGAAGAGGAGGACGAACGTGTTCGGAGCGGAGTCCTCACGCCCCGGCGATTCCTGAAGCTCGACGCAAAGATGTTCCAGGAAGTCGATAAGGCAGTTCTTGAACCGTTCTGGAAGCAATACGCGCCTGCCGATAGCAAGCTCGATGAGGTCCTTACTGGACTCAAAGATGGCAAGATGACGATGGCGGATGTCAAAGCCAAAATCGAGGCTAAGAGTCCGAACGCTTTTGATCCCGGTCAGTACGACGATGAGTTGTATAAGTCCACCGACGGAGGAAAGACATTTGCAAAGGTCACGGCGTTTGGGGTCGTGGGCGGCTACTACTACGAACGAGTCTTCGTGAATCCAAAGAATGCGGATGATGTGTGGATCTGCGGAGTCCCGATGCTGCGCTCGCTCGATGGCGGAAAGAGCTTCAAGGATGGCGTGACCAGAGATGTTCACGTTGACCACCACGCCGTCTATTTCGACCCCCGAAACCCCAATCACGTCTGGGTTGGCAACGATGGCGGAATCTACCTCAGCCGCAATGACGGCAAGAACTGGTTCCACTTCGAGAACCTCAGCGTTGGTCAATCTACCACGGTCGCTGTGGACAACAAAACGCCTTACAACATCTACACCGGTCTGCAGGACAACGGCACAATGAAGGGACCAAGTGACTTCCTTCTGGGAATAACGAACCCCAATAAGTGGGAAGATGTCGGTGGCGGAGACGGTTCGGCGATTGCGATTGATCCTCGTCCAGAGTTCGATCTGATGTACGGCGCCAGCCAATTTGGCTCGCACTATGCGGTCGATTTCAAAAACAATCAACGTTACTCGGCCCGTCCGCGAGGCGCAACTGGCGAAGTCCAGCGTGCGAATTGGGTCTCGCCGATCCAGCTTTCCTCGTTCAACGCCGATATCGTCTACATCGGATTCAACAAGCTTTACCGCTCGTTTGATAGGGGCCGAACATTTAAGCCCATCTCTCCCGATCTCACTCGAAACCGACCCAACGGTGACGTTCCGCATTCGACAATCAAAGAGCTCTGCGAGAGTCCGCTCAAGTTCGGGCTCATCTACTGCGGTGCTGACGACGGAAGGGTCACCATGACCCCGGATGGTGGGAACACCTGGATCGATATCCCTACGCCTCAGCCAGAAAAGTGGGTCTCACGGATCATCGCAAGTCGGTACGACGAAAATGTCCTTTACTGCTCACAGTCGGGTTACCGTGAAGACGACTGGTCGGCTTACCTGTGGAAGTCAACCGACCAAGGCAAAACCTGGAAGTCGATCGTTGGCAATCTGCCCCATGAAACGATTAACGTCGTGCGCGAGGACCCGAAGAACAAGGACATCTTGTACGTCGGCACTGATATGGGTGTCTATCTCACCTTCGATGGTGGAACTACTTGGGAAGTTTTGGGCGGCGCACTCGGACATCTTCCGGTTCACGACATGGTCATCCAGGAACGCGAGTATGACCTTGTCATCGCTACTCACGCTCGCGGCTGCTTCGTGCTTCCGCTCAAGCCAGTTCTTGCGGTTACAAAAGAGCAGCGGAGTGCAGATCTCACGATCAGCTTGCTCAATGACATGTCGCGTAGCTCGCTCTGGGGTTACGAGCGACGGGCACCATACACGACAGAGCCGCCTAGTATTCCGACACTGAAGTGTTCCTTCTTCTCGAAAGCAAGCGGCGCGGGGACTATCGAGCTTGTTGACAAGGACGGCAAGGTCGTTCTGAAGCGAGACCAGGACGTGATTCGAGGGCTGAACAACACTGCTCTCGAACTCCGACTAACTAAGGAAGGCATCATAGTTGGCCCTCCTCCGGCTCCCAAAGATGCGAAAGAAGCCATCAAAGACCCATTTGAGTCCAAGCGTGCGACTTTCGTGCCAGTAGGAACTTACAAGCTGAGGATCACGGTCGGTGGGAAGTCGGTCGAGAAAGATTGGAAGCTTGATTGA